From Aquificota bacterium, one genomic window encodes:
- a CDS encoding hydrogenase maturation protein: MRILLLCHRFNSLSQRFYCELSEKGHEVSVELDVHPELTIEAVELYKPDLIIAPFLKRKIPREVWERYLTLVVHPGPPGDRGPNALDWAILKGEKEWGVCILSAAEDYDAGDVWAHRTFPMRRARKASLYRREATEGAVEALWEALEKIERGEKRGRPQEDGVFNPKVDISLRKIDWHRDSTEEVLRKIYASDSQPGALANVEGEEYYLFNAYPEGFLKGEPGRLIARRDNAVCIGTKDGALWIGHMRRREKHSIKLPAIKVLPQRIVERLREEAIKPWEFVDFPTYREIVYREEKGVAFIEFEFYNGAMSTEDCERLLEVIRYAKLRPVKVIVLLGGEDFFSNGMNLNTIEASDSPADESWRNINAIDDVCEEILTTLDKLTVAGIRGNAGAGGVFLALTCDMVFAREGVVLNPHYKNIGNLYGSEFWTYTLPKRVGWERGREIMENRMPISSKRAFELGLLDGVFGKSPEEFLNKLKEFVLSFVNSKDFESFIKSKREERLRDWSIKPLKAYREEELERMRLNFYGFDPSYHIARYYFVRRHLPFRTPPYLAVHRRLSFQSPPKVL, encoded by the coding sequence ATGAGAATCCTTTTGCTTTGTCATCGCTTCAACTCTTTGTCCCAGAGGTTCTACTGTGAACTGTCCGAAAAGGGCCATGAGGTATCGGTGGAGCTTGACGTTCATCCAGAACTAACCATAGAGGCAGTAGAGCTATACAAGCCAGACCTTATCATAGCACCCTTTTTAAAGAGGAAGATACCAAGAGAGGTTTGGGAGAGGTATTTGACCCTTGTTGTGCATCCAGGGCCACCGGGGGACAGAGGGCCAAACGCCTTAGATTGGGCCATACTCAAAGGTGAAAAGGAGTGGGGAGTTTGCATCCTTTCTGCAGCGGAAGACTACGATGCTGGTGATGTATGGGCCCACAGAACCTTTCCCATGAGGAGGGCAAGGAAGGCAAGCCTATACAGAAGGGAGGCAACGGAAGGAGCCGTGGAGGCCCTTTGGGAGGCTTTGGAGAAGATAGAAAGGGGAGAAAAAAGGGGAAGGCCACAAGAGGATGGTGTGTTTAACCCAAAGGTAGATATAAGCTTGAGGAAGATAGACTGGCATAGGGATTCTACGGAGGAAGTCTTAAGGAAGATATACGCAAGCGATAGCCAGCCCGGCGCCTTGGCCAACGTAGAAGGAGAGGAGTATTACCTTTTTAACGCTTACCCTGAAGGCTTTCTTAAGGGAGAACCCGGCAGGCTTATAGCAAGGAGGGACAATGCCGTATGCATAGGAACAAAAGATGGTGCCCTTTGGATAGGCCATATGAGAAGGAGAGAAAAACATTCTATAAAGCTTCCTGCCATAAAGGTCCTTCCTCAAAGGATAGTAGAAAGACTAAGGGAAGAGGCTATAAAGCCTTGGGAGTTTGTGGATTTTCCCACATACAGGGAGATAGTCTACAGAGAAGAAAAGGGCGTGGCCTTTATAGAGTTTGAGTTTTACAACGGTGCCATGTCCACAGAGGATTGCGAGAGGCTTTTGGAGGTCATAAGGTATGCCAAGCTAAGGCCTGTGAAGGTTATAGTTTTGCTGGGTGGTGAAGACTTTTTCTCCAATGGCATGAACCTAAACACCATAGAGGCCTCGGACAGCCCTGCCGATGAGTCTTGGAGGAATATAAACGCCATAGATGATGTTTGTGAAGAGATCCTTACCACCCTTGACAAACTTACAGTAGCTGGCATAAGGGGGAATGCGGGTGCTGGCGGTGTTTTCTTAGCACTTACTTGCGACATGGTTTTTGCAAGGGAGGGTGTGGTCCTTAACCCTCATTACAAAAACATTGGAAACCTCTATGGTTCTGAATTTTGGACCTATACCTTGCCCAAAAGGGTAGGATGGGAAAGGGGAAGGGAGATAATGGAAAACAGGATGCCCATAAGTTCAAAAAGGGCCTTTGAACTTGGCCTTTTGGATGGTGTTTTTGGCAAAAGCCCTGAGGAGTTTTTAAACAAGCTAAAGGAGTTTGTTCTATCCTTTGTGAATTCAAAAGATTTTGAAAGCTTCATAAAAAGCAAAAGGGAAGAAAGGCTAAGAGACTGGTCCATAAAGCCCCTTAAGGCCTACAGAGAGGAAGAGCTTGAAAGGATGAGGCTAAACTTTTATGGTTTTGACCCAAGCTACCACATAGCACGATACTACTTTGTGCGAAGGCACCTACCCTTTAGAACACCACCTTACCTTGCCGTACACAGAAGATTAAGCTTTCAAAGCCCTCCAAAGGTTCTCTGA
- a CDS encoding TetR/AcrR family transcriptional regulator, translated as MSTKRKELKEQKRLEIIRAACKLFAEKGYYNTTIPHIAHAVGMSVGNIYNYFESKEALAKEIMITVSNWVGERLRKIEEMDVDYREKIRLFVKSFFEIAVEEPELINYFLKVFLVNREVFSEGCEDFACVASVITEVMVFLSNGIEKGELRNQSFYPAFTTIMGPLGGMVFLHSEGLLDKSLMDYVDEVSENLWRALKA; from the coding sequence ATGAGCACAAAAAGGAAGGAATTAAAGGAGCAAAAAAGGCTTGAAATTATCAGGGCGGCTTGTAAACTCTTTGCAGAAAAAGGCTACTACAACACAACCATACCCCACATAGCCCATGCCGTGGGCATGAGCGTTGGAAATATATACAACTACTTTGAGTCTAAGGAGGCTTTGGCAAAGGAGATAATGATAACAGTCTCCAACTGGGTGGGGGAAAGGCTTAGAAAGATAGAAGAGATGGATGTGGATTATAGGGAAAAGATAAGGCTTTTTGTAAAGAGCTTTTTTGAAATAGCTGTTGAGGAGCCGGAGCTGATAAACTACTTTCTAAAGGTCTTTTTGGTAAACAGGGAGGTCTTTAGCGAAGGTTGTGAGGACTTTGCCTGCGTGGCAAGCGTTATAACGGAGGTTATGGTCTTTTTGAGCAATGGCATAGAAAAGGGAGAGCTTAGAAATCAAAGTTTTTATCCCGCCTTTACCACCATAATGGGTCCCCTTGGTGGTATGGTCTTTTTACACAGCGAGGGCCTTCTTGATAAATCCCTTATGGACTATGTGGATGAGGTTTCAGAGAACCTTTGGAGGGCTTTGAAAGCTTAA
- a CDS encoding bifunctional (p)ppGpp synthetase/guanosine-3',5'-bis(diphosphate) 3'-pyrophosphohydrolase, translating into METILSKKQEERLFKAVGGEDESIRKALEFIEEKHAGQYRKSGEPYVVHPIEVAITLAELGMDKSTIIAGLMHDALEDTETTYEEIKQKFGKEVADLVEGVTKLSKIHFKDIQTQKAENYRKLILAFSKDLRVIFIKLADRLHNMKTLQCFSREKQVRIARETLEIYVPIANRLGLWKVKTELEDLCFMYLYPKEYEEVKNFVGKSRKDLEDYLKRLFIPKLKEELKKAGIEAHITYRPKHLYGIWQKTLRKGIRLEDVHDILGVRVIVNTVQECYLVLGLVHSIFKPVPGKFDDYISLPKPNLYQSLHTAVIGPKGRMVEVQIRTWEMHERAEKGIAAHWAYKEGKNVKDNSVYSWLKSLVESVQGSKNPEEFLENLKLELFSEEVFVFTPKGDLVVLPKGATPVDFAYHIHTDIGNHCAGAKVNGRIVPLNYRLQNGDMVEIITNPNKKPNAEWLNFVVTSKAKSRIKAVLKELERERYIQLGRERLELYLQKLGIERESFIKKLLEESKAKDEEELLLLLGSGRLSKERIYALFRKREKEKPQEKVEDVIYIDGLGNVLHGLAECCNPLPGEEVYGVISKGKGLIIHSKECPNIAYLQKVSPEKIVKVKWNKAQGLHYTKLRIIAKDRVGILAEVTSTISKMGANITEARTKSLPSGEALMDFTIQVENYEEFLKVVKALQSIEGVEDCRRLFS; encoded by the coding sequence ATGGAGACTATTTTAAGTAAAAAGCAAGAGGAGAGACTTTTTAAGGCGGTAGGAGGTGAGGATGAATCTATAAGAAAGGCACTTGAGTTTATAGAAGAAAAGCATGCAGGACAGTATAGAAAATCTGGTGAACCCTATGTGGTGCATCCCATAGAGGTAGCCATAACACTCGCAGAGCTTGGTATGGATAAAAGCACCATAATAGCCGGTCTGATGCACGATGCTTTGGAAGATACAGAAACCACCTATGAGGAAATAAAACAAAAGTTTGGAAAAGAAGTGGCGGATTTGGTAGAGGGTGTTACAAAGCTTAGTAAAATACACTTTAAAGACATTCAAACACAAAAGGCAGAAAACTACAGAAAGTTAATACTTGCCTTTTCAAAGGACCTAAGGGTTATCTTTATAAAGCTTGCTGACAGGCTTCACAATATGAAAACCCTTCAATGTTTTAGTAGGGAAAAACAGGTAAGGATAGCAAGGGAAACACTTGAAATATATGTGCCTATAGCCAACAGGCTTGGCCTTTGGAAAGTAAAAACGGAGCTTGAGGACCTTTGTTTTATGTATTTATATCCAAAGGAGTATGAAGAGGTAAAAAACTTTGTAGGAAAAAGCAGGAAGGACCTGGAGGACTACCTAAAAAGGTTATTTATACCAAAGCTGAAAGAAGAACTGAAAAAAGCTGGTATTGAGGCCCACATAACCTATAGGCCAAAGCACCTTTATGGAATATGGCAAAAGACCTTACGCAAAGGTATAAGGCTTGAAGATGTGCATGATATTCTCGGGGTAAGGGTTATAGTGAATACAGTTCAAGAGTGCTACCTTGTGCTTGGTTTGGTGCATAGCATCTTTAAGCCTGTGCCAGGAAAGTTTGACGATTATATATCCTTACCTAAACCAAACCTTTACCAGTCTCTTCATACGGCGGTGATAGGTCCAAAGGGTAGGATGGTGGAGGTGCAGATAAGGACTTGGGAGATGCACGAAAGGGCTGAGAAGGGTATTGCTGCCCATTGGGCATACAAAGAAGGTAAGAATGTAAAGGATAACAGCGTTTATTCTTGGCTAAAAAGCTTGGTGGAAAGCGTGCAGGGAAGCAAAAATCCGGAAGAGTTTTTGGAAAACTTAAAGCTGGAGCTTTTTTCTGAGGAGGTCTTTGTCTTTACTCCAAAGGGTGACTTGGTGGTGCTTCCCAAGGGCGCCACGCCCGTGGACTTTGCCTACCACATACACACGGATATAGGCAATCATTGTGCGGGTGCAAAGGTAAACGGTAGGATAGTTCCATTGAACTACAGGCTTCAAAACGGCGATATGGTAGAGATAATAACAAACCCAAATAAAAAGCCCAATGCAGAGTGGCTCAACTTTGTAGTAACTTCCAAGGCAAAAAGCAGGATAAAGGCAGTGCTGAAAGAACTTGAAAGAGAAAGGTATATACAGCTTGGTAGAGAAAGGCTTGAGCTATACCTTCAAAAACTGGGAATAGAAAGGGAAAGCTTTATAAAGAAGCTACTTGAAGAAAGCAAGGCAAAGGATGAGGAAGAGCTTTTACTTCTTTTGGGTAGTGGCAGGCTATCAAAGGAACGCATATACGCACTATTTAGAAAAAGAGAGAAGGAAAAGCCACAAGAAAAGGTAGAGGATGTTATATACATTGATGGCTTGGGTAATGTGCTTCATGGGCTTGCAGAATGCTGTAATCCTTTGCCGGGAGAGGAGGTGTATGGTGTGATCTCCAAAGGAAAGGGCCTTATCATACACTCAAAGGAATGTCCAAACATAGCCTATTTACAAAAGGTGTCTCCAGAAAAGATTGTTAAGGTAAAGTGGAACAAGGCTCAAGGGCTTCATTATACAAAGCTAAGGATTATAGCAAAGGACAGGGTTGGCATATTGGCCGAAGTGACTTCCACCATATCAAAGATGGGTGCCAACATAACGGAGGCAAGGACAAAAAGCTTACCTTCTGGGGAGGCTTTGATGGACTTTACCATACAGGTGGAAAACTACGAGGAGTTTTTAAAAGTTGTAAAGGCCTTGCAATCCATAGAGGGTGTGGAGGACTGCAGGAGACTCTTTTCTTAA
- a CDS encoding rod shape-determining protein codes for MLSKLANLFGFIPNNVGIDLGTANTVVYVQGKGIVLYEPSIVAIDVRSGKVLAVGKEAKNMLGKTPESIQTIRPLRDGVITDFEATKVMLSYFINRAIGGSIFKAKPRVVIGVPSGVTQVEKRAVIDAAKSAGAREVYLIAEPMAAAIGADLPIEEPIGNMVVDIGGGTTEIAVISLAGIVVSNSIRIAGDEMIESIIQHVKKKYHLLIGEQTAEKVKIELGSAIYEDEERVMEIKGRDVTGLPKVINISNKDVTEALEDVISSIVNAIKTTLERTPPELASDIAERGITLAGGGSLLRNLNVRIEQETNIKTRYCEDPITAVARGVGKVLDNIELIRKVSMV; via the coding sequence ATGTTAAGCAAATTAGCAAACCTTTTTGGTTTTATTCCTAACAATGTAGGTATTGACCTTGGCACTGCTAATACGGTTGTTTATGTGCAAGGCAAAGGCATAGTCCTTTATGAGCCTTCCATAGTAGCCATTGATGTGCGGAGTGGAAAAGTGCTTGCAGTTGGCAAAGAAGCAAAAAACATGCTTGGTAAAACCCCTGAAAGCATACAAACCATAAGACCTTTAAGAGATGGAGTGATTACAGACTTTGAAGCAACAAAAGTTATGCTTTCTTACTTTATAAACAGGGCTATAGGAGGTAGCATTTTCAAGGCAAAACCTCGTGTGGTTATAGGCGTGCCTTCTGGCGTCACCCAGGTGGAAAAAAGGGCTGTGATAGATGCTGCTAAGAGTGCTGGCGCAAGGGAGGTTTATCTTATAGCAGAACCTATGGCCGCAGCCATAGGCGCAGACCTTCCCATAGAAGAACCCATAGGCAATATGGTAGTGGATATTGGTGGAGGCACCACAGAAATAGCCGTTATATCCCTTGCAGGCATAGTGGTATCTAATTCCATAAGAATAGCTGGAGATGAAATGATAGAATCCATAATACAGCATGTTAAGAAGAAATACCACCTTTTGATAGGTGAACAGACGGCAGAAAAGGTGAAGATAGAGCTTGGAAGTGCCATATACGAAGATGAAGAAAGGGTGATGGAGATAAAGGGTAGGGATGTAACTGGATTGCCCAAGGTTATAAATATAAGCAACAAGGATGTAACAGAGGCCCTTGAAGATGTTATATCTTCCATAGTAAATGCCATAAAGACTACCTTAGAAAGAACCCCACCAGAGCTGGCTTCTGATATAGCTGAAAGAGGTATTACCTTAGCGGGCGGTGGCTCCCTACTTAGGAACCTCAATGTGAGGATAGAACAAGAGACAAACATAAAAACAAGATACTGCGAAGACCCTATAACGGCGGTGGCAAGAGGTGTAGGAAAGGTGCTTGACAACATAGAGCTTATAAGGAAAGTATCCATGGTATGA
- a CDS encoding rod shape-determining protein MreC: MKRYGVQILVLFLSVLLYFTNLSTLPFINQLYNFLRSVVQPLFELKGNIAENTKNLIDTYILLKNANIENQKLKKELQAYYLYKVQLYACEKELQDLSKAINLPFEIKKTSLVYANVIAYDPSGNDTFILINKGQDAGLWEGMVVFYEDKLVGIVDEVYGGSSRVRTVFSKDFSISATSKDKAYIYKGGYPYGSLLHVNLEDPLKVGDTVFLRSPSKNLPPFIIGTVVSISEEGKSFFKKVEVKPAVDVRRISICTLIKEKL, encoded by the coding sequence ATGAAAAGGTATGGTGTCCAAATCCTTGTGCTTTTTCTTAGTGTGCTTCTTTATTTTACTAATCTTTCAACCTTACCTTTTATAAACCAACTTTATAACTTTTTAAGGTCTGTTGTCCAACCCCTCTTTGAACTTAAGGGAAACATAGCGGAAAATACAAAAAATCTTATAGACACTTATATACTTCTTAAAAACGCCAACATAGAAAACCAAAAACTCAAAAAAGAGCTACAAGCATACTATCTTTACAAAGTACAGCTTTATGCCTGTGAAAAGGAACTTCAAGACCTCAGCAAGGCTATAAACTTACCCTTTGAGATTAAAAAAACTTCTTTGGTTTATGCCAATGTGATAGCCTACGACCCTTCGGGTAATGATACCTTTATACTTATAAACAAAGGGCAAGATGCGGGACTGTGGGAAGGCATGGTGGTGTTTTATGAGGATAAGCTTGTTGGTATTGTGGATGAGGTGTATGGTGGCTCTTCTCGGGTTAGGACTGTTTTCTCCAAAGACTTTTCCATAAGCGCCACCTCCAAAGACAAGGCATACATATACAAGGGTGGCTATCCTTATGGCTCTTTGCTTCATGTGAATTTGGAGGACCCATTAAAGGTAGGTGATACAGTTTTTTTGAGGTCTCCATCAAAGAACCTCCCCCCCTTTATCATAGGTACAGTAGTCAGCATTTCCGAAGAAGGTAAAAGCTTTTTCAAAAAGGTAGAGGTCAAACCAGCGGTTGATGTAAGAAGAATTTCCATCTGCACCCTAATAAAGGAAAAGTTATGA
- the mrdA gene encoding penicillin-binding protein 2 — MSRRRFLFLAFVGLIAYLIVMVRLFYLQIIRGKYYKELSQKNYVRKRIIYPQRGDILDRKGEKIAQDVPKYMLFLDHQKLQEEGNLKEVLENLKSLFNVQLDYESLRKRRSIEPILLMELKTQEEIDKFYNYSYKLPGVFINTIPSRFYPQGEICAHVVGYVGYPTEKHLQKYGDRISTQSLVGMYGLERAFDQDLLGKVGAEEVMVNAVGKVIGNIGYVEPEKGNTLVLSIDVRIQRIAYEVFRDSGHKAGAVLVLDSRTGEVLALLSYPSFDPNKISDLWQAYSGDSLKPLFNRALYAKYPPASVIKPALGVALLEKGVSPKEGIVCHGSFELGNRDFFCWNRSGHGWVNLHKAIKDSCDVYFYYYGYYKLGPREIERVLRSFSYGEEIPFDLPLSKGFIPTPQWKKSKLKEPWYGGDTVNMSIGQGFLKATLFEQTLMMMAIVNDGVIYKPILVREKRDANGNVIWKAKKSVYKVVRAKPEYFALVREALRDVVRSGTATSAYSSIVDIAGKTGTAQISVHSTRRKNLPYHLRDHAWFVGFAPYRDPVFVIGVLVEHGGSGGSAAAPIARRILERIYMEGIHKEL, encoded by the coding sequence ATGAGTAGAAGGCGTTTTTTGTTTTTGGCTTTTGTTGGCTTGATTGCCTATTTAATAGTTATGGTGCGGCTTTTTTACCTTCAGATTATAAGGGGCAAATATTATAAGGAGCTTTCTCAAAAAAACTATGTTAGAAAAAGGATCATATATCCTCAAAGAGGGGATATTTTGGACAGAAAAGGCGAAAAGATAGCTCAAGATGTGCCAAAATACATGCTTTTCCTTGACCACCAAAAACTACAAGAAGAGGGGAATTTAAAAGAGGTATTAGAAAATCTAAAAAGTCTCTTTAACGTCCAATTGGACTATGAAAGTTTAAGGAAGAGAAGAAGCATAGAGCCTATCCTTCTAATGGAGCTAAAAACACAGGAAGAGATAGACAAGTTTTATAACTATAGCTATAAACTACCTGGAGTTTTTATAAACACCATACCATCACGTTTTTATCCTCAAGGTGAGATATGCGCCCATGTGGTTGGTTATGTGGGCTATCCTACAGAAAAACATCTCCAAAAATATGGAGATAGGATAAGCACTCAAAGCCTTGTGGGTATGTATGGCTTAGAAAGGGCCTTTGACCAAGACCTTTTGGGTAAAGTGGGCGCAGAGGAAGTTATGGTAAACGCCGTTGGCAAGGTAATAGGCAACATTGGCTATGTGGAGCCAGAAAAAGGAAATACCTTAGTTTTAAGCATAGATGTTAGAATTCAGAGGATAGCTTACGAGGTTTTTAGAGATTCGGGCCACAAGGCTGGTGCAGTCCTTGTCCTTGATTCAAGAACGGGCGAAGTTTTGGCCTTGCTTAGCTATCCATCTTTTGACCCAAATAAAATCTCCGACCTATGGCAAGCTTATTCAGGGGACAGTTTAAAACCCCTCTTTAACAGAGCCTTGTATGCCAAATATCCACCAGCCTCTGTTATAAAGCCTGCCCTTGGCGTGGCACTCCTTGAAAAGGGCGTATCTCCCAAAGAGGGAATTGTATGCCATGGAAGCTTTGAGCTTGGAAACAGAGATTTCTTCTGTTGGAACAGGTCTGGGCATGGATGGGTAAATCTGCACAAAGCCATAAAGGACTCCTGCGACGTTTATTTTTACTATTATGGATATTACAAGCTTGGTCCAAGGGAGATAGAAAGGGTTTTAAGAAGCTTTTCTTACGGAGAAGAAATACCCTTTGACCTGCCCCTTTCAAAGGGCTTTATACCCACTCCACAGTGGAAAAAGAGTAAGCTTAAAGAGCCTTGGTATGGTGGTGATACGGTCAATATGTCCATAGGACAGGGCTTTTTGAAGGCTACCCTTTTTGAACAAACCTTAATGATGATGGCCATTGTGAACGATGGTGTTATATATAAGCCCATCTTGGTAAGGGAAAAAAGGGATGCTAACGGGAATGTGATATGGAAGGCAAAGAAAAGTGTGTATAAAGTGGTGAGGGCAAAGCCAGAATACTTTGCTTTGGTGAGGGAAGCCCTAAGGGATGTGGTAAGAAGCGGTACTGCCACCTCTGCCTACTCAAGCATAGTGGATATAGCGGGAAAGACAGGAACGGCACAAATATCCGTGCATAGCACAAGGCGGAAAAACTTACCCTACCATCTTAGGGACCATGCTTGGTTTGTAGGCTTTGCACCCTACAGGGACCCTGTTTTTGTGATCGGTGTGCTTGTGGAACACGGTGGCTCCGGCGGTTCTGCTGCAGCGCCTATAGCGAGGAGAATACTTGAAAGGATTTATATGGAAGGAATACATAAGGAGCTATAG
- the murD gene encoding UDP-N-acetylmuramoyl-L-alanine--D-glutamate ligase, with product MKRFLVWGLGVSGRSAVELLKAKGFEVYSGDDARGDDFREYLDLVDTVVLSPGIPPRHPLWKEAERRGLELIGELELAWKFFKGVALAITGTDGKSTTTRLTYLMLREYYANVEEGANAGVPLSQIVLKNPSCIAVLEVSSFQGKTLKSFRPHIGAFLNFSEDHLDWHESLEDYLWSKRNIFMRQEEEDFLLLNGLDERVRATENKAKKFYLFKEGADGYIKDGRAYFLGEPLFEVERLKIKGRHNHQNALFASAMARLMGVPLEIIQEVLYSFKGLPYRMEYLGSFGGREVYNDSKSTTVNALRSALESFEDGRVVLIAGGRDKGGDFESIRDLVKRKTKACLLIGEAKERIAKAWKGCEVYLLQSLEEAVNKAFELSSPGDIILFSPACASFDMFRDYKERGERFKAIVFSLSSPQ from the coding sequence ATGAAAAGATTCCTTGTTTGGGGCCTTGGTGTTAGCGGAAGGTCTGCGGTGGAGCTTTTGAAGGCAAAGGGCTTTGAGGTCTATAGCGGTGATGATGCAAGGGGTGATGACTTTAGAGAGTATTTAGACCTTGTGGACACGGTAGTTTTATCTCCCGGCATCCCACCAAGGCATCCCTTATGGAAGGAAGCAGAAAGGAGAGGGCTTGAGCTTATAGGAGAGCTGGAGCTTGCTTGGAAGTTCTTCAAAGGCGTAGCCTTGGCCATAACGGGCACCGATGGCAAATCTACCACCACAAGGCTCACCTACCTTATGCTAAGGGAGTACTATGCCAATGTGGAAGAAGGCGCCAATGCGGGAGTTCCCCTGTCTCAAATAGTTCTAAAAAACCCCTCTTGCATTGCGGTGCTTGAGGTCTCTTCCTTTCAAGGCAAGACCCTTAAAAGCTTTAGGCCCCATATAGGTGCCTTTTTGAACTTCTCCGAGGACCACCTTGACTGGCATGAAAGCCTTGAGGACTATCTGTGGAGCAAAAGAAATATCTTTATGAGACAAGAGGAAGAGGACTTTCTTTTACTAAACGGCCTTGATGAAAGGGTAAGGGCTACAGAGAACAAGGCTAAGAAGTTTTACCTTTTTAAGGAAGGTGCAGATGGCTACATAAAAGATGGAAGGGCTTACTTCCTTGGTGAGCCTCTCTTTGAGGTGGAAAGGTTAAAGATAAAAGGAAGGCACAACCATCAGAATGCCCTCTTTGCCAGCGCCATGGCAAGGCTCATGGGCGTGCCTTTGGAGATAATCCAAGAGGTTCTCTATAGCTTTAAAGGCCTTCCTTACAGGATGGAATACCTTGGAAGCTTTGGGGGTAGAGAGGTCTATAACGATTCTAAATCTACCACCGTAAACGCTTTGAGGTCTGCCCTTGAGAGCTTTGAGGACGGAAGGGTGGTGCTTATTGCGGGCGGAAGGGACAAGGGGGGAGACTTTGAAAGTATTAGGGACCTTGTAAAGAGAAAAACAAAGGCCTGTTTGCTTATAGGTGAGGCAAAAGAAAGAATAGCCAAGGCATGGAAGGGCTGTGAGGTCTATCTTCTCCAAAGCTTGGAGGAGGCCGTAAATAAAGCCTTTGAACTTTCAAGCCCGGGAGATATTATCCTCTTTTCTCCAGCCTGCGCCTCCTTTGATATGTTCAGAGATTACAAAGAAAGGGGGGAGAGGTTTAAGGCTATTGTTTTCAGCCTATCCTCTCCGCAATAG